A region from the Canis lupus dingo isolate Sandy chromosome X, ASM325472v2, whole genome shotgun sequence genome encodes:
- the SPIN4 gene encoding spindlin-4 translates to MSPPTVPPMGVDGVSAYLMKKRHTHRKQRRKPTFLTRRNIVGCRIQHGWKEGNEPVEQWKGTVLEQVSVKPTLYIIKYDGKDSVYGLELHRDKRVLALEILPERVPTPRIDSRLADSLIGKAVGHVFEGEHGTKDEWKGMVLARAPVMDTWFYITYEKDPVLYMYTLLDDYKDGDLRIIPDSNYYFPTAEREPGEVVDSLVGKQVEHAKDDGSKRTGIFIHQVVAKPSVYFIKFDDDIHIYVYGLVKTP, encoded by the coding sequence ATGTCACCCCCAACTGTGCCCCCGATGGGTGTCGATGGCGTCTCTGCATACTTGATGAAGAAAAGGCACACCCACAGGAAGCAGAGGCGCAAGCCCACTTTCCTCACGCGTAGGAACATCGTGGGCTGCCGCATTCAACACGGCTGGAAGGAAGGCAATGAGCCCGTGGAGCAGTGGAAGGGTACAGTGCTTGAGCAGGTTTCCGTGAAGCCCACTCTCTACATCATCAAATATGATGGCAAAGATAGTGTGTATGGACTAGAGCTGCACCGAGATAAGAGAGTTTTAGCGCTAGAAATCCTTCCTGAAAGAGTGCCAACTCCTCGCATTGATTCGCGTCTGGCAGATTCCCTGATTGGCAAAGCAGTGGGGCATGTATTTGAGGGTGAACACGgtacgaaagatgaatggaaggGCATGGTCCTGGCGCGAGCCCCTGTGATGGACACTTGGTTTTACATCACTTATGAGAAAGATCCTGTCCTTTATATGTACACACTGCTGGATGACTACAAAGATGGTGACCTGCGCATCATTCCAGATTCCAACTACTATTTTCCTACAGCAGAAAGGGAGCCCGGAGAAGTGGTCGACAGTCTTGTGGGCAAGCAAGTAGAACACGCCAAAGATGACGGGTCCAAGAGAACCGGCATTTTTATCCATCAAGTGGTGGCCAAGCCATCCGTCTACTTCATTAAGTTTGATGATGATATTCACATTTATGTCTATGGCTTGGTAAAAACcccctaa